In one Sporomusa sphaeroides DSM 2875 genomic region, the following are encoded:
- the mrdA gene encoding penicillin-binding protein 2, which produces MWIEQIRRLKIVGLVVVGIVSLLVLRLVWLQLLQGAHYKKNAEQNRTRQISVQAPRGVIYDRNGEILVSSRPSFAVSIVPHEYTNPQEATPLLASITGVAVEEINQLLADSIDFPYTPVRIQRNADDVMIARIQERQYYLPGVVLEAIPVRQYVYEELASHVLGFVGRISQEEYARNKEQGYHPADLVGKDGLEREWEEVLRGTDGSRQSEVNASGEEVRPLGNRPSVTGRGLVLTLDANLQKAAEEALAAQVAASRTIGEPAKGGSVVVLDVNTGGVLVMASNPPFNPNLFAGGISSKAWNELIANPDHPLNNRAIQNAYPPGSVFKIVTAAAALEMNLTTPQEIFDDRGVYVLNGWRFYGWNVKGLGKLNIVDGLSLSSDPVFYELGRRLGADNLAAYALTFGLGKATGIKLAGEVKGIVPYIEWKQANYGEPWYPGETLIAAIGQGYYLATPLQQALLTMAVANGGIVYKPRLVDQVLTPEGSLAASLPPEVLWTIYLRPEVWDTVRQGLIAVTTRGTGAAAFKDFPQTIAGKSGSAETGRGTTHSWFACYAPAEKPEIAMAVLVEEGGDASVAAVPVTRRVLEAYFGIPNKQLPPAPTTD; this is translated from the coding sequence ATGTGGATTGAGCAAATCCGCCGTCTTAAGATAGTGGGCCTTGTTGTTGTTGGCATTGTTAGCCTATTGGTGCTCCGGCTGGTATGGCTGCAACTGCTCCAGGGAGCTCATTACAAAAAAAATGCCGAACAGAACCGTACCCGGCAAATCAGCGTCCAGGCGCCGCGTGGTGTCATATATGACAGGAATGGCGAAATTCTTGTAAGCAGCAGACCAAGTTTTGCCGTTTCCATTGTTCCTCATGAATATACCAATCCGCAGGAAGCTACGCCGCTGCTCGCATCCATTACCGGTGTGGCGGTTGAGGAGATTAATCAATTATTGGCAGACAGTATTGACTTTCCGTATACACCGGTACGGATACAACGCAATGCCGATGATGTCATGATTGCCAGGATACAGGAGCGCCAGTATTATCTGCCCGGAGTAGTCCTTGAAGCCATACCTGTCAGGCAGTATGTCTATGAAGAACTGGCTTCCCATGTGCTGGGGTTTGTCGGCAGAATTAGCCAGGAGGAATATGCCAGGAACAAAGAACAGGGATACCACCCTGCCGACTTAGTTGGCAAGGACGGTTTGGAGCGGGAATGGGAGGAAGTGCTGCGCGGTACGGACGGTAGCCGGCAGTCAGAAGTTAACGCCAGCGGCGAAGAAGTCCGCCCTCTGGGGAACCGGCCGTCTGTTACCGGCCGGGGACTGGTATTAACCCTTGATGCGAATCTGCAAAAAGCGGCAGAAGAAGCGCTGGCCGCTCAGGTGGCAGCCAGCCGTACGATCGGTGAACCTGCCAAGGGTGGCAGTGTGGTTGTGCTTGATGTCAACACCGGCGGTGTATTGGTAATGGCCAGCAATCCGCCCTTTAATCCCAATCTGTTTGCGGGAGGCATTAGCAGTAAAGCCTGGAATGAGCTGATTGCCAATCCTGATCATCCGTTAAACAACCGGGCTATCCAAAACGCCTATCCGCCTGGTTCGGTATTTAAAATTGTTACCGCCGCCGCGGCGCTGGAGATGAACCTTACCACGCCGCAGGAGATATTTGACGATAGAGGTGTTTATGTACTAAATGGCTGGCGCTTTTACGGCTGGAATGTTAAAGGCCTTGGTAAGTTAAACATAGTTGACGGTTTGTCCTTATCGAGCGACCCGGTATTTTACGAACTGGGGCGCCGTCTGGGGGCGGATAACCTGGCAGCATATGCTTTAACCTTTGGCTTGGGCAAAGCCACCGGAATTAAGCTGGCAGGGGAAGTGAAGGGAATAGTACCTTATATTGAGTGGAAACAGGCCAATTATGGTGAGCCCTGGTATCCGGGAGAAACGTTGATTGCCGCCATTGGTCAGGGCTATTATCTGGCAACACCGTTGCAGCAGGCGCTCTTGACTATGGCTGTAGCCAACGGTGGTATTGTCTATAAGCCAAGGCTTGTTGACCAAGTGCTGACACCGGAGGGCAGTCTTGCCGCAAGTTTGCCGCCTGAGGTTTTATGGACAATCTATCTGCGGCCTGAAGTGTGGGACACTGTGCGGCAAGGATTGATTGCAGTTACCACCCGTGGCACCGGTGCCGCCGCATTCAAAGACTTTCCGCAAACAATAGCCGGAAAATCCGGTTCGGCAGAAACCGGCAGAGGTACTACCCATTCCTGGTTTGCTTGTTATGCTCCGGCCGAAAAGCCGGAAATTGCCATGGCTGTTCTCGTGGAAGAAGGCGGTGATGCTTCTGTGGCCGCCGTACCGGTTACCCGCCGGGTATTGGAAGCTTATTTCGGCATACCGAACAAGCAACTGCCGCCTGCGCCAACAACCGATTGA
- a CDS encoding LCP family protein, which translates to MTSSRLEKRLVEQRKSRRSRFLLIITCLLLFVTVAGATYYWSTGGKFEKARKTGAGVAGLPNKVNILVMGVDERSDDVGRSDTLFVVTVDTSTNQVALLSVPRDTRVRIPGHGWDKINHAYALGGHKLSQRAVEDLLGIPMDYYAIINFAAFNKIVDAVGGVTIDVEKRMYYEDPYDNLVIDLKPGEQQMDGRTAIKYVRYRDEEGDIGRIDRQQKFVKAMLNEVASPFILPRIPGIIREVTDALQTDLTTAEMLNLAKLLNDAAKAGLKTEMVPGKPAYIHDISYWLPDIVELRNYVASSQGMTTDGKFVSAARTLASQYERSIPQEMKIVEVPKKPAVDEKDSKKNTLKDPEDPEEKDLKEKDPKKPAITNPKAPDKPKDTKKTRVPEPKPPAKTKTPAADSGKLKFEVVNASGTPEAGNQMAAELRSQGHDVISVAGISAANKNTVVIANSSEAGSQLAGLPFRYALQVNNDDSKANVVKIIVGKDYVNR; encoded by the coding sequence ATGACATCATCGCGTCTCGAAAAACGGCTTGTCGAACAGCGCAAATCCCGGCGCAGCCGGTTTTTATTGATAATAACGTGTTTGCTGTTATTTGTCACTGTGGCTGGTGCGACCTACTACTGGTCAACAGGCGGCAAGTTTGAAAAAGCCCGGAAAACCGGTGCCGGTGTCGCAGGGCTGCCCAATAAAGTCAACATCCTGGTAATGGGTGTCGATGAGCGCAGTGACGATGTCGGACGCTCAGATACTCTGTTTGTTGTTACTGTAGATACGTCGACAAACCAAGTGGCACTATTGTCGGTGCCGCGTGATACCAGAGTCAGGATTCCCGGCCATGGCTGGGATAAAATTAATCATGCCTATGCTCTAGGCGGTCATAAGCTCTCTCAGCGCGCTGTTGAGGATTTGCTGGGCATTCCTATGGATTATTACGCCATTATTAATTTTGCCGCTTTCAATAAAATTGTTGATGCTGTAGGCGGTGTTACTATTGATGTCGAAAAACGCATGTACTACGAAGATCCTTATGATAATCTGGTCATTGACCTTAAGCCGGGTGAACAGCAAATGGACGGGCGTACCGCCATTAAATATGTGCGGTATCGCGATGAAGAGGGAGATATTGGCCGGATTGATCGCCAGCAGAAATTTGTTAAGGCCATGCTTAATGAAGTTGCCAGTCCCTTTATCCTGCCAAGGATACCGGGTATCATCCGGGAAGTAACCGACGCCCTTCAGACTGATTTGACAACCGCAGAAATGCTGAATCTGGCAAAACTGTTAAATGATGCCGCCAAGGCCGGTTTAAAGACCGAGATGGTTCCGGGAAAACCGGCCTATATTCACGATATTAGTTATTGGCTGCCGGATATTGTTGAGCTACGAAACTATGTGGCTTCATCTCAGGGGATGACGACAGATGGAAAATTTGTGTCTGCAGCGCGTACGCTGGCCAGCCAGTATGAACGCTCCATCCCGCAGGAAATGAAGATTGTTGAAGTACCGAAGAAACCGGCAGTAGATGAAAAAGATTCGAAAAAGAATACCCTGAAAGATCCCGAAGATCCGGAGGAAAAAGATCTGAAGGAAAAAGATCCGAAAAAACCGGCCATAACCAATCCAAAAGCTCCTGACAAGCCAAAAGACACGAAAAAAACCAGGGTGCCGGAACCCAAACCCCCGGCAAAAACCAAAACTCCGGCAGCAGATAGCGGCAAGCTGAAGTTTGAAGTAGTTAATGCCAGCGGTACTCCGGAAGCCGGCAACCAAATGGCAGCAGAGCTTAGGAGTCAGGGCCATGATGTTATCAGTGTGGCGGGGATTAGCGCTGCCAACAAAAATACGGTAGTGATCGCTAACAGCAGTGAAGCCGGCAGTCAGTTAGCTGGTTTGCCTTTCCGTTATGCGCTCCAGGTAAATAATGACGATAGCAAAGCCAATGTAGTAAAAATAATTGTGGGCAAAGATTATGTGAACCGGTAA
- a CDS encoding MTH1187 family thiamine-binding protein: MSVVEVTIVPLGTGSPSVSQYVAGCHKILEQATDLNYQLTPMSTIIEGDLNRILEVIRQMHDTPFAAGAQRVSTTIRIDDRRDKELTMAGKIKAVTDKLDLVSG; the protein is encoded by the coding sequence ATGAGTGTTGTCGAAGTCACTATTGTTCCTTTAGGTACCGGTTCGCCAAGTGTTAGTCAATATGTGGCCGGGTGCCACAAAATACTTGAGCAGGCTACGGATCTCAACTACCAGTTGACGCCGATGTCGACTATTATCGAAGGTGACCTGAACCGAATCCTGGAGGTTATCCGCCAAATGCATGATACACCCTTTGCCGCAGGGGCTCAGCGGGTATCAACCACCATTAGGATTGATGACCGGCGGGATAAAGAACTTACTATGGCAGGAAAAATAAAAGCAGTTACCGACAAACTAGATTTAGTTTCAGGATAA
- a CDS encoding glycosyl hydrolase family 18 protein, with protein sequence MTVLRNKMYYKVLSSVLLILFIMAAVFAGGCGTGTPAPKPLNDDQTGQNEDRTGQMAPDNVPMPPRMVIGYYENPWPGTPDQSGSFPSMKAHANSMTGVGPFWFKATKEGTLEAKDSQLVYDTARQLGLSMYPLVTNKTGSTDAVLGDPAVRTKVTDSIVKLVQEKGYDGINIDFELLPPKHKDNLTAFMTELYPKMKAINKVVIVSVFPRVEVAEDVAGAYDYPNLAKNADFLQIMTYDNHWATSEPGPVAPVDWYEKNIKYAIEQSGGPHKVIIGVSAYGYDWVGKKGETIKYVDAIVLAEKHGAKINYDDKAQAPWFKYKDHEVWFENDKSTAAKLDIVAKYNPAGIAIWRLGQEQPEIWGIIDKKFPKGK encoded by the coding sequence GTGACAGTTTTGCGTAATAAGATGTACTACAAAGTCCTTAGCAGCGTTCTCCTGATCCTGTTTATTATGGCTGCCGTTTTTGCCGGCGGCTGTGGTACCGGCACACCGGCCCCTAAACCTTTAAATGACGATCAGACCGGTCAAAATGAGGACCGGACCGGTCAGATGGCTCCCGACAATGTGCCCATGCCACCACGCATGGTAATTGGGTATTATGAAAATCCCTGGCCGGGCACTCCGGATCAGTCAGGCTCATTTCCCAGCATGAAGGCCCATGCTAACAGTATGACGGGAGTAGGGCCCTTCTGGTTTAAGGCCACTAAAGAAGGTACCCTGGAGGCCAAGGATAGTCAACTGGTGTATGATACCGCCCGGCAGCTTGGACTTAGCATGTACCCGCTGGTCACTAATAAAACAGGTTCCACCGATGCTGTGCTGGGCGACCCGGCAGTGCGGACAAAGGTAACTGACAGTATTGTGAAACTGGTACAGGAAAAAGGCTATGACGGTATCAATATCGACTTTGAACTGCTGCCGCCTAAGCATAAAGACAACCTAACTGCCTTTATGACGGAATTGTACCCTAAAATGAAAGCCATCAATAAGGTGGTTATTGTGTCGGTATTTCCGCGGGTAGAAGTCGCCGAAGACGTTGCCGGTGCCTATGACTATCCTAATCTGGCTAAAAATGCCGATTTTCTACAGATTATGACTTATGATAATCACTGGGCCACTTCAGAACCCGGGCCGGTTGCTCCGGTTGACTGGTATGAGAAAAACATCAAATACGCCATTGAGCAGTCTGGCGGGCCCCATAAAGTAATTATCGGCGTGAGTGCGTACGGCTATGATTGGGTTGGTAAAAAGGGAGAAACGATAAAATATGTTGATGCCATTGTCTTGGCGGAAAAACATGGTGCAAAGATAAACTATGATGATAAAGCCCAAGCTCCCTGGTTCAAATACAAAGACCACGAAGTTTGGTTTGAAAATGACAAAAGCACGGCGGCTAAGCTGGATATTGTCGCTAAATATAATCCTGCCGGCATTGCTATCTGGCGCCTGGGGCAGGAACAGCCGGAGATTTGGGGGATTATTGATAAAAAGTTCCCCAAAGGCAAGTAA
- a CDS encoding response regulator, which translates to MRFVIIEDDPSVRKIMSNIIEKYKLGTVVAECGDGLQAESIITEYAPDVALVDLLLPGQDGVELIRKLKETKIETSWIMISESTSQPMITKAYQTGIDFYIHKPINVLEIVSVIGKVEESRRLRQVMSLISQTTARYVGPGGRAVAPDDNTKKNRLNRVFSDLGIIGEAGVKNIHQLAQLVNLRLADGHSQSYQLHELYQELSQEIGQDVKTIEQRVRRAIAKAMQNVANMGIEDYHNDKFEMYSGALFDFKEIRQEMAFIQGKGSYRGKINIKKFLEGLLFLAAE; encoded by the coding sequence GTGCGTTTTGTTATTATTGAAGATGATCCGAGCGTTCGCAAGATTATGAGCAATATTATTGAAAAGTACAAATTGGGAACTGTAGTAGCTGAATGTGGTGATGGATTACAAGCCGAGTCAATCATTACCGAATATGCCCCCGACGTAGCCTTGGTGGACTTACTGCTGCCCGGGCAGGATGGCGTTGAGCTAATCAGAAAACTCAAAGAAACTAAGATAGAAACCTCCTGGATTATGATTTCCGAAAGTACCAGCCAGCCGATGATAACCAAAGCGTACCAGACCGGCATTGATTTTTATATTCATAAACCCATTAACGTTTTGGAGATCGTATCGGTTATTGGTAAGGTAGAGGAAAGCCGGCGTCTCAGGCAGGTCATGTCGCTTATTTCCCAAACAACGGCCCGTTATGTTGGCCCTGGCGGCCGGGCGGTAGCACCTGACGATAATACCAAGAAGAACAGGCTGAACCGGGTTTTTTCCGATCTGGGAATTATCGGGGAAGCCGGAGTGAAAAATATTCATCAACTGGCTCAATTGGTAAATTTGCGTCTGGCCGACGGGCATAGCCAATCGTATCAGCTGCATGAACTGTATCAGGAATTATCCCAGGAGATCGGCCAGGATGTTAAGACCATTGAGCAGCGGGTGCGGCGGGCTATTGCCAAGGCTATGCAGAATGTAGCCAATATGGGGATAGAAGACTACCATAACGACAAGTTTGAAATGTACAGCGGCGCTTTGTTTGATTTTAAAGAAATCAGGCAGGAGATGGCCTTCATTCAGGGTAAAGGCTCCTATCGGGGGAAAATTAATATAAAGAAATTTCTTGAAGGTTTATTGTTTTTGGCTGCCGAGTAA
- a CDS encoding ATP-binding protein: MILHVILLVSMTGLIFTHPFDGHFRFTLGVVVLATLLLYFRRLPIISIAVSAGGVMLLFRILIKYPFLEESLLSAFWHNVPAFSYYLAYGLLFSVFKVRDYRGNIPALILLLSICDIASNCVELMIRQEPGGRSLETILTSLVAVGIARSILIVIGYYLMKRYRDFVLAEAHAARYAELIFIIAKLKAELFYLKKSSADIELVMEKGYTLYQTLNAAQPGELVRPESPSARALAIARDIHEVKKDYYRVARGIEEILDVAVRKEGLPLSEFFQIIEQNTRRYINSLDKPVSISFIYYGEVVTDKYYAVVSILNNLIINAVEAVEPAGIITVTARYSGGKLHLAVADNGPGISPEDVEVVFAPGYSTKFSEVTGQMSTGLGLSHVKNLTESLGGEVTLTSKPGKTVFTVSLPLTNLEVSEAD; the protein is encoded by the coding sequence ATGATACTCCATGTTATTTTGCTGGTCAGCATGACCGGTTTGATCTTTACCCATCCCTTTGATGGTCATTTCCGGTTTACCCTGGGTGTGGTTGTGCTGGCCACACTGCTCTTGTATTTTAGAAGGCTGCCGATTATCAGTATCGCAGTCTCGGCCGGCGGGGTTATGCTCTTATTTCGTATTCTGATTAAATATCCGTTTCTTGAGGAGTCGCTGCTGAGTGCTTTTTGGCACAATGTGCCGGCTTTTAGCTATTATTTGGCTTATGGACTGCTGTTTAGCGTTTTCAAGGTACGTGATTATCGAGGCAATATTCCGGCACTTATCCTGCTGCTCAGTATCTGCGATATTGCCAGCAACTGTGTGGAGCTCATGATTCGCCAGGAACCGGGCGGGCGCAGTCTGGAAACTATTTTGACCAGTCTGGTGGCAGTCGGTATCGCGCGTTCCATTTTAATTGTGATTGGGTATTATTTGATGAAACGTTATCGCGATTTTGTGCTGGCCGAAGCTCATGCCGCCCGTTATGCCGAATTAATTTTTATTATTGCCAAGCTTAAGGCAGAACTGTTTTACCTAAAGAAATCCTCTGCCGATATTGAATTGGTCATGGAAAAAGGCTATACCCTGTATCAAACCCTCAATGCAGCGCAACCGGGCGAACTGGTCCGGCCCGAATCACCCTCCGCCCGGGCGCTGGCCATTGCCCGCGACATTCATGAAGTCAAGAAAGACTATTACCGGGTGGCCAGAGGGATCGAGGAAATCTTAGATGTGGCCGTAAGGAAAGAGGGGCTGCCACTGTCTGAATTTTTTCAGATTATCGAACAAAATACCAGGCGGTATATCAATAGTTTGGACAAACCTGTCTCCATTTCGTTTATCTATTATGGAGAAGTGGTTACCGATAAATATTATGCCGTTGTTTCCATCCTGAACAACCTGATCATCAATGCTGTCGAAGCAGTCGAACCGGCAGGCATTATCACGGTGACGGCAAGGTACAGCGGCGGCAAACTGCACCTTGCCGTTGCAGACAACGGTCCGGGCATTAGCCCGGAAGATGTAGAGGTGGTTTTTGCACCAGGATATTCTACTAAATTTTCGGAAGTTACCGGTCAGATGTCAACAGGACTGGGACTAAGCCATGTAAAGAATTTGACGGAATCGCTGGGGGGGGAAGTTACGTTAACTTCCAAACCGGGAAAGACTGTCTTTACTGTATCATTGCCATTGACCAACCTGGAGGTAAGCGAGGCGGACTAA
- a CDS encoding NUDIX hydrolase: MNSDTIRKALVSVLHGQAGKFANAEDYLQSAVTVPLIDVDGEPSVLFEVRSGKLNRQPGEICFPGGRIEAHDTNPLQAALRETVEELGIKRETIQVLGTLDFLVSPIGVLIYPYAVHISAALPLAPNADEVAEVFTVPLDFLFAAKPRIASMEMATKPLAGFPFDLLPPDYPQGYRRRAKYPLLFYQYKHYVIWGLTARVLANFIEVCRQGLGGDYSV; encoded by the coding sequence ATGAATAGCGATACAATAAGAAAGGCGCTGGTTAGTGTCCTGCACGGTCAGGCAGGCAAATTTGCCAATGCGGAAGATTATTTACAATCGGCGGTTACGGTGCCGCTAATTGACGTCGACGGCGAACCGTCTGTGTTATTTGAAGTGCGTTCAGGCAAGCTCAACCGTCAACCTGGAGAAATTTGCTTTCCCGGCGGCCGGATTGAAGCCCATGATACCAATCCGCTGCAGGCGGCTTTGCGCGAGACGGTGGAGGAGCTTGGCATAAAAAGGGAGACGATTCAGGTCTTGGGTACGCTGGATTTTCTGGTTAGCCCTATTGGTGTTCTGATATATCCTTATGCTGTGCATATATCAGCGGCTTTGCCGCTTGCTCCCAACGCTGACGAAGTAGCGGAAGTCTTTACTGTACCGCTGGATTTCCTGTTTGCCGCTAAGCCGCGGATAGCCTCTATGGAAATGGCAACCAAACCGTTGGCAGGTTTTCCCTTTGATCTCCTGCCGCCGGATTACCCCCAGGGATACCGCCGGCGGGCAAAATACCCGTTGCTTTTCTATCAATACAAGCATTATGTCATTTGGGGATTAACTGCAAGGGTACTGGCCAATTTTATTGAGGTTTGCCGGCAGGGACTGGGCGGGGATTATTCAGTATGA
- a CDS encoding FAD:protein FMN transferase: MNKVSRLLTGVLLISLLIFSAGCSTGSLFAPKPYKETQFLMDTIIEITAYGPDSEAGTKAAFAEFKRINELTNRFDETSQVSKINQAAGKEKVQVDPDVIAMLKLARSRSEQLDGAFDVTIGALTELWGIGHKGDFVPSDAEIQARLPLVNFRLLEIDDQANTVFLPKAGMRIDLGAVGKGYANRKAVEALKAHGVKSALVNAGGDVRIIGKRPDGQPWRLGVQDPRDSEGIAAKLSLSDWDVLETSGDYQRFFIKDGVRYSHILDPRTGYQPQEVASITIVANSENHVDILSTAMLVLGVEKGRELLRQYPGTEAIFITTDGKKVITSGLEGKIEL, translated from the coding sequence ATGAATAAGGTAAGTCGTTTACTAACAGGTGTATTGTTAATTTCTCTGCTTATTTTTAGTGCAGGCTGTTCCACCGGGAGTCTGTTTGCTCCCAAGCCGTATAAGGAAACACAGTTTCTCATGGATACCATTATTGAGATAACCGCATATGGTCCGGACAGCGAGGCAGGGACCAAAGCGGCATTTGCTGAATTTAAGCGGATTAATGAATTGACAAACAGGTTTGATGAAACCAGTCAGGTGTCAAAGATTAATCAGGCAGCAGGTAAGGAAAAGGTACAGGTGGACCCGGATGTGATTGCCATGCTGAAGCTGGCCCGCAGCCGTTCCGAGCAGCTTGACGGTGCGTTTGACGTAACCATTGGCGCTTTAACAGAATTATGGGGTATCGGCCACAAAGGGGATTTTGTGCCAAGTGATGCTGAGATTCAGGCCCGGTTGCCGCTGGTCAACTTCCGGTTGCTGGAGATTGATGATCAGGCCAATACGGTATTTTTGCCTAAAGCGGGTATGCGGATTGATTTAGGAGCGGTAGGCAAAGGGTATGCTAACCGGAAGGCCGTTGAAGCGCTAAAAGCCCATGGGGTAAAGTCGGCGTTGGTAAACGCCGGGGGCGATGTCCGGATTATTGGCAAGCGGCCGGACGGTCAGCCGTGGCGTCTTGGTGTGCAAGACCCTCGCGACTCGGAGGGCATTGCCGCTAAACTGTCCTTAAGTGACTGGGATGTGCTGGAAACGTCCGGCGATTACCAACGCTTTTTTATCAAAGACGGTGTGCGGTACTCGCATATCCTCGACCCGCGTACCGGCTATCAGCCGCAGGAAGTTGCCAGTATTACGATTGTAGCTAACTCGGAGAACCATGTGGATATACTAAGTACAGCCATGCTGGTGCTGGGAGTTGAGAAAGGACGGGAACTGCTCAGGCAATATCCGGGGACAGAAGCCATTTTTATAACAACTGACGGAAAAAAGGTAATTACTTCAGGTTTAGAGGGAAAGATAGAACTTTAG
- the rfbD gene encoding dTDP-4-dehydrorhamnose reductase, producing the protein MKIIVTGGAGQLGRAFAALAGSFAGQLVILESHALDVTNLAQVHSIFHQVRPDAVIHAAAYTAVDAAEAAPEEAFRVNVIGTRNIAAACLQYDSKLVYLSSDYVFDGRQSRPYTEFDCPNPLNVYGRSKLEGEFIAARICPRLFIVRTSWLYGDGHNFVRTILKLAREREYLTVVNDQTGTPTYAADLAQGIMALIETDGFGTYHLSNGGYCTWYDFAQEILRLAGLPTVVQPVSTGTFAAAALRPRYSVLRNYMLELSGGDYFRCWQEALADYIAKMPLGISER; encoded by the coding sequence ATGAAAATCATTGTTACCGGCGGCGCCGGCCAGCTTGGGCGGGCGTTTGCCGCGTTAGCCGGCTCGTTTGCCGGTCAGCTGGTTATACTGGAATCGCACGCACTGGATGTTACCAACTTAGCTCAGGTTCATAGCATTTTTCATCAAGTCAGACCGGATGCGGTAATTCATGCTGCAGCCTATACTGCAGTTGACGCTGCAGAGGCCGCCCCGGAGGAAGCATTCCGGGTAAATGTTATTGGCACCCGCAATATTGCCGCTGCCTGCCTGCAGTATGACAGCAAGTTGGTATATCTCAGTTCCGATTATGTTTTTGATGGCCGGCAAAGCCGGCCTTATACTGAGTTTGACTGCCCTAATCCTCTAAATGTTTATGGCAGGAGCAAGCTGGAGGGTGAATTCATTGCTGCGCGAATCTGCCCTCGGCTTTTTATTGTAAGAACCTCGTGGCTGTATGGTGATGGGCATAATTTTGTCCGAACCATACTGAAGCTGGCCCGCGAGCGGGAATATCTGACTGTTGTCAATGACCAGACAGGAACACCTACCTATGCCGCCGATTTGGCACAAGGCATTATGGCGCTTATTGAAACCGACGGATTCGGCACATATCATCTGTCAAACGGCGGTTATTGTACCTGGTATGATTTTGCGCAGGAAATTCTAAGGCTTGCCGGTCTGCCAACAGTGGTGCAGCCGGTGAGCACAGGCACTTTTGCCGCAGCCGCTTTGCGGCCCCGCTATTCCGTGTTACGCAACTATATGCTGGAGCTTAGCGGCGGCGATTATTTTCGCTGTTGGCAGGAGGCCCTTGCCGATTATATAGCTAAAATGCCTCTTGGTATTTCTGAGCGATAA
- the rfbC gene encoding dTDP-4-dehydrorhamnose 3,5-epimerase, whose product MKCYSTVLPEVKIIEPAVYEDSRGFFLETWNFAQYVQAGITANFVQDNLSLSSKGVLRGLHYQQPNPQGKLVYVLQGEVFDVAVDIRYGSPTFGQWVGVLLSALNRRQLYIPEGFAHGFCAVSDTVLFAYKCTAFYSPASEKGVCWNDPGLNITWPVSEPILSDKDKQYRCLSEIAREDLIKYE is encoded by the coding sequence ATGAAGTGTTATAGCACGGTTTTACCTGAGGTAAAAATTATTGAACCGGCAGTCTATGAGGACAGCCGGGGCTTTTTCCTGGAAACCTGGAACTTTGCTCAGTATGTACAAGCGGGAATTACCGCAAATTTTGTGCAGGATAATCTCTCATTATCTTCAAAAGGAGTTTTGCGGGGACTTCATTATCAGCAGCCAAATCCACAAGGGAAACTGGTATATGTGCTGCAGGGCGAAGTATTTGATGTTGCTGTGGATATCCGGTACGGTTCACCGACTTTCGGCCAATGGGTCGGGGTACTGTTATCGGCGCTTAACCGCCGGCAATTGTATATCCCCGAAGGTTTTGCCCATGGATTTTGCGCTGTAAGTGACACTGTATTATTTGCCTATAAGTGTACTGCGTTTTATTCACCTGCAAGTGAAAAAGGAGTATGCTGGAATGATCCGGGATTAAATATTACCTGGCCGGTTTCTGAACCAATACTGTCAGACAAGGATAAACAGTACCGGTGTCTTAGTGAGATCGCAAGGGAAGATCTTATTAAATATGAGTAG